Proteins encoded together in one Telopea speciosissima isolate NSW1024214 ecotype Mountain lineage chromosome 4, Tspe_v1, whole genome shotgun sequence window:
- the LOC122657882 gene encoding DEAD-box ATP-dependent RNA helicase 42 gives MEEVKRKSRREDSDRKEDSKKSDRDRDRDREKDKERKEDKYKDKEKVRDRDSEKKDRESRRSERERSVDDRHREKYRDKYREKDRGRNRDEERERIKEKVKDREREKDRDDRERERGRDKDRESREREREREREREDRDREREREREREDREKEREKEKERDRERERTREREREREREEREREKEERERERTREREKRRELDRDEDRDGDDSRDHERKRSRRDDDYRERERERSSRSDRHRDDSDDSRRKRSEDDSENKEKRSREEDLEEEQRKLDEEMDKRRRRVQEWQELKRKKEESEREKLGETNVEEPKSGKNWTLEGESDDEDAVPTVKSEKDTDMDEDGKPAGEGGDAMMVDSENGTAVAGTQNGSEGANGEEEIDPLDAFMNSMVIPEVKKLNGSESSSKADDEKSDPKKDQKDGQSNGVQSKKGTNKAMGRIIPGEDSDSDYSDIENDEAPVEDEDDDEFMKRVKKTKVEKLSIVDHSKIQYPPFRKNFYIEVKEISKMTAEEVADYRKQLELKIHGKDVPKPVRTWNQTGLTSKILDTIKKLNYDKPMPIQAQALPTIMSGRDCIGIAKTGSGKTLGFVLPMLRHIKDQPPVVPGDGPIGLIMAPTRELVQQIHSDIRKFTKMLGVNCVPVYGGSGVAQQISELKRGAEIVVCTPGRMIDILCTSSGKITNLRRVTYLVLDEADRMFDMGFEPQITRIVQNTRPDRQTVLFSATFPRQVEILARRVLNKPVEIQVGGRSVVNKDITQLVEMRQEGERFLRLLELLGEWYEKGKILIFVQSQEKCDSLFRDLLKHGYPCLSLHGAKDQTDRESTISDFKSNVCNLLIATSIAARGLDVKELELVINFDVPNHYEDYVHRVGRTGRAGRKGCAITFISEEDARYSPDLVKALELSEQAVPADLKAIADGFMAKVNQGLEQAHGTGYGGSGFKFNEEEDEVRKAAKKAQAREYGFEEDKSDSDSDDDGIRKAGGDISQQAQAALAAISAASRVSVASMATPVSAAPLLPNGGLQPVTLPSVLGLGIPGTAAVVPGVALPIGPGDGAARAAAIAAAMNLQHNLAKIQADALPEHYEAELEINDFPQNARWKVTHKETLVPISEWTGAAITTRGQYYPPGKVPGPGERKLYLFIEGPTEQSVKRAKVEVKRVLEDITNQSLSLPGTAQPGRYSVL, from the coding sequence ATGGAAGAAGTGAAACGCAAATCCAGGAGAGAAGATTCTGACAGGAAGGAGGATTCCAAGAAGAGCGATCGGGACCGGGATCGTGACAGAGAGAAGgacaaagaaaggaaggaagacaAGTACAAAGATAAGGAGAAGGTAAGGGATCGTGATTCCGAGAAGAAGGACCGAGAAAGTCGGCGCTCAGAGAGGGAGAGGAGCGTCGATGACAGGCATAGGGAGAAGTACAGGGACAAGTACAGGGAGAAGGATAGAGGTCGGAATCGAGATGAGGAAAGGGAGAGGATAAAAGAGAAGGTgaaagatagagagagggagaaagatcGAGAtgatagagagagggagaggggaagggacAAAGATAGGGAAAGCAGAGAGCGGGAGAGGGAAcgggagagagaaagggaagacagagacagggagcgggagagggaaagagaaagggaggaCAGAGAGAAGGAGcgtgagaaagagaaagagagagaccgAGAGAGGGAGCGGACaagggagagggaaagagaaagggaaagggaggaaagagagcgggagaaggaggagagggaAAGGGAGAGGACTAGGGAGAGGGAAAAGCGTAGGGAACTGGATAGAGATGAGGACAGAGATGGTGATGATAGCAGGGACCATGAAAGAAAGCGGTCTAGGAGGGATGATGATTATAGGGAGAGAGAACGGGAAAGGAGCAGCAGATCAGACAGGCATAGGGATGACAGTGACGATAGCCGAAGGAAAAGGAGTGAGGATGATTCTGagaacaaagagaagagaagtcgGGAAGAAGATTTAGAGGAAGAACAGAGGAAACTTGATGAGGAAATGgacaagaggaggaggagggttcAGGAATGGCAGGAattgaaaaggaagaaggaagaatctGAGAGAGAAAAGCTGGGAGAAACAAACGTTGAAGAACCAAAATCTGGTAAGAACTGGACCCTAGAAGGTGAGTCTGATGACGAAGATGCTGTTCCTACCGTCAAATCAGAGAAGGATACAGACATGGACGAAGATGGTAAGCCTGCTGGTGAAGGTGGAGATGCTATGATGGTTGATTCTGAAAATGGAACTGCTGTAGCTGGTACTCAAAATGGAAGTGAAGGAGCCAATGGGGAGGAGGAAATAGACCCATTGGATGCTTTCATGAATTCAATGGTAATACCTGAGGTCAAGAAGCTGAATGGCTCTGAAAGTTCCTCTAAAGCGGATGATGAAAAGTCTGATCCCAAGAAGGATCAGAAAGATGGGCAAAGTAATGGGGTTCAATCCAAGAAGGGTACAAATAAAGCTATGGGCCGAATTATCCCTGGTGAGGACTCTGATTCTGATTATAGTGATATTGAGAATGACGAAGCTccagttgaagatgaagatgacgaTGAGTTCATGAAAAGGGTGAAGAAGACTAAGGTTGAAAAATTATCTATAGTCGACCACTCTAAGATCCAATATCCCCCCTTCAGGAAAAATTTCTATATTGAAGTGAAGGAGATCTCAAAGATGACAGCTGAGGAGGTTGCTGATTACAGGAAACAACTGGAGTTGAAGATTCATGGGAAAGATGTGCCAAAGCCTGTTAGGACATGGAATCAAACTGGATTGACAAGTAAAATACTAGATACTATTAAAAAACTGAACTATGATAAGCCGATGCCCATCCAAGCTCAGGCACTGCCAACAATTATGAGTGGTCGGGACTGCATAGGTATCGCAAAAACTGGTTCTGGCAAGACGCTGGGTTTTGTTTTGCCAATGTTGAGGCATATCAAGGATCAGCCACCTGTTGTTCCTGGAGACGGGCCTATTGGGCTTATAATGGCTCCTACCAGAGAGCTTGTCCAGCAGATCCACAGTGATATCAGGAAATTTACTAAGATGCTTGGTGTTAATTGTGTCCCTGTATATGGTGGCTCTGGGGTTGCTCAGCAGATAAGTGAGTTAAAGCGGGGTGCTGAGATTGTTGTTTGTACTCCAGGTAGGATGATAGATATACTTTGTACCAGTAGTGGAAAGATTACTAACCTTCGAAGGGTTACGTATCTAGTTTTAGATGAAGCAGATAGAATGTTTGACATGGGTTTTGAACCTCAGATCACTCGGATTGTACAAAATACCCGACCAGACCGACAGACTGTACTTTTTTCTGCTACTTTTCCTCGTCAGGTTGAGATACTGGCCCGCAGAGTATTAAATAAGCCTGTTGAAATTCAGGTTGGGGGAAGAAGTGTAGTGAACAAGGACATAACACAGTTAGTTGAGATGAGACAAGAGGGTGAGAGGTTCCTGAGACTGTTAGAACTACTGGGAGAATGGTATGagaaaggaaagatattgataTTTGTCCAGTCACAAGAAAAATGTGATTCTTTATTTAGGGACTTGCTAAAGCATGGTTACCCTTGCCTTTCGCTTCATGGGGCTAAGGATCAGACTGATCGTGAGTCAACCATTTCTGACTTCAAGAGCAATGTTTGCAATCTTTTGATTGCAACTAGTATTGCTGCTAGGGGTTTGGATGTGAAGGAGCTTGAGCTGGTAATCAATTTTGATGTCCCAAACCACTACGAAGACTATGTTCATCGTGTTGGTCGGACGGGGCGAGCTGGCCGGAAAGGCTGTGCTATTACCTTTATCTCTGAAGAGGATGCAAGATATTCTCCAGATCTTGTAAAAGCTTTGGAACTCTCGGAGCAGGCTGTTCCTGCTGATCTGAAGGCTATTGCTGATGGATTCATGGCAAAAGTGAATCAGGGACTTGAGCAAGCTCATGGGACTGGTTATGGGGGGAGTGGTTTCAAGTTCaatgaagaggaagatgaagtaAGGAAAGCAGCTAAGAAAGCACAGGCAAGAGAATATGGTTTCGAGGAAGACAAGTCAGATTCAGACTCTGACGATGATGGGATTCGGAAGGCCGGAGGTGATATCTCTCAGCAAGCACAAGCTGCACTTGCTGCCATAAGTGCAGCTTCCAGGGTAAGTGTAGCTTCAATGGCAACCCCGGTCTCAGCAGCCCCATTGTTGCCAAATGGAGGACTACAACCTGTGACTCTCCCTAGTGTCCTTGGTTTGGGTATACCAGGCACTGCAGCAGTAGTACCTGGGGTGGCTCTGCCCATTGGGCCAGGTGATGGAGCAGCTCGAGCAGCGGCAATAGCAGCTGCGATGAATCTGCAGCATAATCTTGCGAAAATCCAGGCTGATGCACTGCCTGAACACTATGAAGCAGAGTTAGAGATCAATGATTTCCCTCAGAATGCTCGTTGGAAGGTGACCCACAAGGAAACTTTAGTTCCAATCTCAGAATGGACTGGAGCTGCTATAACTACCAGGGGGCAATATTATCCACCAGGTAAGGTTCCAGGACCTGGGGAGCGGAAGCTTTATTTGTTCATTGAAGGTCCTACTGAACAGTCTGTAAAGAGGGCAAAAGTAGAAGTGAAGCGTGTTCTGGAGGACATTACGAATCAGTCATTGTCACTTCCTGGTACTGCCCAGCCGGGCAGGTACTCTGTCCTGTGA
- the LOC122657888 gene encoding cell division control protein 2 homolog D-like, which produces MEKVFRDNQKSAMDAFEKLEKVGEGTYGKVYRARERATGKIVALKKTRLHEDDEGVPPTTLREVSLLRMLSRDPHVVRLLDVKQGQNKDGKTILYLVFEYMDTDLKKFIRSFRQTGETVPSDNVKSLMYQLCKGVAFCHGHGVLHRDLKPHNLLMDRKTMMLKIADLGLARAVTVPLKKYTHEILTLWYRAPEVLLGATHYSTPVDMWSVGCIFAELVTNQALFPGDSELQQLLHIFRLLGTPNEEVWPGVSKLMNWHEYPQWIPKNLASVVSNLDANGLDLLSNMLQYEPSKRISAKKAMEHPYFNDLDKTYL; this is translated from the exons ATGGAAAAGGTGTTCAGAGATAACCAGAAATCTGCAATGGATGCTTTCGAGAAGCTCGAAAAGGTCGGAGAAGGAACATACGGGAAAGTCTACAGAGCACGAGAGAGAGCCACAGGAAAGATCGTAGCCCTCAAGAAGACTCGTCTCCATGAAGACGATGAAGGAGTCCCACCTACTACTTTGCGCGAGGTTTCCCTGTTGAGAATGCTTTCCAGGGATCCCCATGTTGTCAG ATTGTTGGATGTAAAGCAAGGGCAGAACAAGGACGGGAAGACAATTCTCTACCTGGTTTTTGAGTACATGGACACTGATCTTAAGAAGTTCATCCGTAGCTTTCGGCAAACAGGAGAAACCGTCCCCTCTGACAATGTCAAG AGTCTGATGTACCAACTCTGCAAGGGTGTTGCCTTCTGCCATGGTCATGGAGTATTACACAG GGATCTGAAGCCGCATAATCTGCTAATGGATCGTAAGACAATGATGCTTAAAATAGCAGACCTTGGACTGGCTCGAGCAGTCACTGTTCCACTCAAGAAGTATACACATGAG ATACTGACCCTGTGGTATAGAGCTCCCGAGGTGCTTCTTGGAGCCACACATTACTCAACCCCAGTAGATATGTGGTCTGTTGGATGTATCTTTG CTGAACTGGTCACAAACCAAGCATTGTTTCCTGGAGATTCTGAATTGCAACAGCTCCTCCATATTTTCAG GTTATTGGGTACTCCAAATGAAGAAGTATGGCCAGGTGTAAGCAAATTAATGAACTGGCATGAGTATCCCCAATGGATCCCAAAAAATCTGGCATCAGTTGTTTCTAATCTGGATGCCAATGGGCTAGATCTTCTCTCG AATATGTTGCAGTATGAACCTTCAAAGCGAATCTCTGCAAAGAAAGCAATGGAGCATCCATACTTTAATGATCTTGATAAAACATATCTCTAG
- the LOC122657885 gene encoding protein PIN-LIKES 1-like isoform X2, protein MGILDLFITASIPVLKVLLVTLLGSFLALDRINILGEDARKHMNRVVFFVFFPALVAADLAKTITYESMIKLWFVPLNVLITYLLGSALGWVLIQISRPPSHLRGLILGCCAAGNMGPMFMIIIPAVCSEKGSPFGDPDVCNTNGLAYSSLSMAIGAIFLWSYVYNLVRVSSSKSTEGIDDSTSNFSEEPSRVLNGSSSEPLLSKDLPVSENRVDHFALPCTSLGARQQVPISVKFGQYLKMFSEKLSLKTLLVPSTIAAIVGFFVGAVPQIQRLMIGENAPLRVIEDSVSLLGEGAIPAITLIMGGNLLRGLKGSDVHASLLVGIIVVRYIAFPLLGILIIKGALHFGLVHPDPLYMFFLLLHFAVPPALNIGVSTNKEPHNQAWRFLNLLGAFTNTSYVDDAANCTMR, encoded by the exons ATGGGGATTTTGGATCTCTTCATTACGGCATCAATTCCAGTGCTGAAGGTCCTATTAGTTACGCTTCTTGGGTCCTTTCTTGCATTGGACCGCATTAATATTTTGGGAGAGGATGCAAGGAAGCATATGAATAGA GTTGTGTTCTTCGTATTTTTTCCGGCACTTGTGGCTGCCGACCTTGCAAAAACAATAACATATGAAAGCATGATTAAGTT GTGGTTTGTTCCTTTAAATGTTTTAATTACATATCTCCTTGGTTCCGCACTTGGATGGGTGCTTATACAAATCAGTAGACCTCCTTCGCATCTAAGGGGCCTTATCTTGGGTTGCTGTGCTGCAG GAAATATGGGGCCTATGTTTATGATCATCATCCCAGCAGTCTGTAGTGAGAAAGGCAGCCCATTTGGAGATCCTGATGTCTGTAATACAAATGGACTGGCTTATTCTTCACTTTCTATGGCG ATTGGAGCCATTTTTTTGTGGTCGTATGTGTACAATCTTGTGCGGGTATCTTCAAGTAAGTCCACTGAAGGGATTGATGACTCCACAAGTAACTTCTCAGAAGAACCTTCGAGGGTACTCAATGGGAGTAGCTCAGAGCCACTACTTTCAAAGGATTTACCAGTCTCGGAGAACCGGGTAGACCATTTTGCACTGCCATGCACCTCATTAGGGGCAAGGCAACAG GTTCCGATTTCAGTTAAGTTTGGACAATATTTAAAGATGTTTTCTGAAAAGCTCAGCTTGAAGACATTATTGGTACCTTCTACCATTGCAGCG ATTGTTGGGTTTTTTGTCGGAGCAGTCCCTCAAATCCAAAGGCTAATGATTGGTGAAAATGCTCCTCTTCGTGTCATTGAAGATTCAGTTTCTTTGCTTGG TGAGGGAGCCATCCCGGCTATCACCTTGATAATGGGAGGAAACCTTCTTAGAG GTTTAAAAGGATCGGATGTTCATGCATCCCTTCTTGTTGGGATCATAGTAGTTCGTTATATTGCATTCCCGCTGTTGGGCATCCTCATTATTAAAGGGGCATTGCATTTTGGCCTGGTGCACCCAGATCCATTGtatatgttttttcttcttcttcactttgcAGTCCCGCCAGCATTGAACATAG GTGTTTCGACTAACAAGGAACCCCACAACCAAGCATGGAGGTTTCTCAATTTATTGGGAGCATTTACCAATACAAGTTACGTTGATGATGCTGCCAATTGCACCATGAGATGA
- the LOC122657885 gene encoding protein PIN-LIKES 3-like isoform X1, with translation MGILDLFITASIPVLKVLLVTLLGSFLALDRINILGEDARKHMNRVVFFVFFPALVAADLAKTITYESMIKLWFVPLNVLITYLLGSALGWVLIQISRPPSHLRGLILGCCAAGNMGPMFMIIIPAVCSEKGSPFGDPDVCNTNGLAYSSLSMAIGAIFLWSYVYNLVRVSSSKSTEGIDDSTSNFSEEPSRVLNGSSSEPLLSKDLPVSENRVDHFALPCTSLGARQQVPISVKFGQYLKMFSEKLSLKTLLVPSTIAAIVGFFVGAVPQIQRLMIGENAPLRVIEDSVSLLGEGAIPAITLIMGGNLLRGLKGSDVHASLLVGIIVVRYIAFPLLGILIIKGALHFGLVHPDPLYMFFLLLHFAVPPALNIGTITQFFGAGEKECSVIMLWAYGLASISLTLWSTFFMWLVA, from the exons ATGGGGATTTTGGATCTCTTCATTACGGCATCAATTCCAGTGCTGAAGGTCCTATTAGTTACGCTTCTTGGGTCCTTTCTTGCATTGGACCGCATTAATATTTTGGGAGAGGATGCAAGGAAGCATATGAATAGA GTTGTGTTCTTCGTATTTTTTCCGGCACTTGTGGCTGCCGACCTTGCAAAAACAATAACATATGAAAGCATGATTAAGTT GTGGTTTGTTCCTTTAAATGTTTTAATTACATATCTCCTTGGTTCCGCACTTGGATGGGTGCTTATACAAATCAGTAGACCTCCTTCGCATCTAAGGGGCCTTATCTTGGGTTGCTGTGCTGCAG GAAATATGGGGCCTATGTTTATGATCATCATCCCAGCAGTCTGTAGTGAGAAAGGCAGCCCATTTGGAGATCCTGATGTCTGTAATACAAATGGACTGGCTTATTCTTCACTTTCTATGGCG ATTGGAGCCATTTTTTTGTGGTCGTATGTGTACAATCTTGTGCGGGTATCTTCAAGTAAGTCCACTGAAGGGATTGATGACTCCACAAGTAACTTCTCAGAAGAACCTTCGAGGGTACTCAATGGGAGTAGCTCAGAGCCACTACTTTCAAAGGATTTACCAGTCTCGGAGAACCGGGTAGACCATTTTGCACTGCCATGCACCTCATTAGGGGCAAGGCAACAG GTTCCGATTTCAGTTAAGTTTGGACAATATTTAAAGATGTTTTCTGAAAAGCTCAGCTTGAAGACATTATTGGTACCTTCTACCATTGCAGCG ATTGTTGGGTTTTTTGTCGGAGCAGTCCCTCAAATCCAAAGGCTAATGATTGGTGAAAATGCTCCTCTTCGTGTCATTGAAGATTCAGTTTCTTTGCTTGG TGAGGGAGCCATCCCGGCTATCACCTTGATAATGGGAGGAAACCTTCTTAGAG GTTTAAAAGGATCGGATGTTCATGCATCCCTTCTTGTTGGGATCATAGTAGTTCGTTATATTGCATTCCCGCTGTTGGGCATCCTCATTATTAAAGGGGCATTGCATTTTGGCCTGGTGCACCCAGATCCATTGtatatgttttttcttcttcttcactttgcAGTCCCGCCAGCATTGAACATAG GAACGATTACTCAATTCTTTGGTGCTGGTGAGAAAGAATGTTCTGTTATTATGCTATGGGCCTATGGATTAGCTTCGATTTCACTTACGCTTTGGTCAACCTTCTTCATGTGGCTTGTGGCTTGA
- the LOC122657885 gene encoding protein PIN-LIKES 1-like isoform X3 has protein sequence MGILDLFITASIPVLKVLLVTLLGSFLALDRINILGEDARKHMNRVVFFVFFPALVAADLAKTITYESMIKLWFVPLNVLITYLLGSALGWVLIQISRPPSHLRGLILGCCAAGNMGPMFMIIIPAVCSEKGSPFGDPDVCNTNGLAYSSLSMAIGAIFLWSYVYNLVRVSSSKSTEGIDDSTSNFSEEPSRVLNGSSSEPLLSKDLPVSENRVDHFALPCTSLGARQQIVGFFVGAVPQIQRLMIGENAPLRVIEDSVSLLGEGAIPAITLIMGGNLLRGLKGSDVHASLLVGIIVVRYIAFPLLGILIIKGALHFGLVHPDPLYMFFLLLHFAVPPALNIGTITQFFGAGEKECSVIMLWAYGLASISLTLWSTFFMWLVA, from the exons ATGGGGATTTTGGATCTCTTCATTACGGCATCAATTCCAGTGCTGAAGGTCCTATTAGTTACGCTTCTTGGGTCCTTTCTTGCATTGGACCGCATTAATATTTTGGGAGAGGATGCAAGGAAGCATATGAATAGA GTTGTGTTCTTCGTATTTTTTCCGGCACTTGTGGCTGCCGACCTTGCAAAAACAATAACATATGAAAGCATGATTAAGTT GTGGTTTGTTCCTTTAAATGTTTTAATTACATATCTCCTTGGTTCCGCACTTGGATGGGTGCTTATACAAATCAGTAGACCTCCTTCGCATCTAAGGGGCCTTATCTTGGGTTGCTGTGCTGCAG GAAATATGGGGCCTATGTTTATGATCATCATCCCAGCAGTCTGTAGTGAGAAAGGCAGCCCATTTGGAGATCCTGATGTCTGTAATACAAATGGACTGGCTTATTCTTCACTTTCTATGGCG ATTGGAGCCATTTTTTTGTGGTCGTATGTGTACAATCTTGTGCGGGTATCTTCAAGTAAGTCCACTGAAGGGATTGATGACTCCACAAGTAACTTCTCAGAAGAACCTTCGAGGGTACTCAATGGGAGTAGCTCAGAGCCACTACTTTCAAAGGATTTACCAGTCTCGGAGAACCGGGTAGACCATTTTGCACTGCCATGCACCTCATTAGGGGCAAGGCAACAG ATTGTTGGGTTTTTTGTCGGAGCAGTCCCTCAAATCCAAAGGCTAATGATTGGTGAAAATGCTCCTCTTCGTGTCATTGAAGATTCAGTTTCTTTGCTTGG TGAGGGAGCCATCCCGGCTATCACCTTGATAATGGGAGGAAACCTTCTTAGAG GTTTAAAAGGATCGGATGTTCATGCATCCCTTCTTGTTGGGATCATAGTAGTTCGTTATATTGCATTCCCGCTGTTGGGCATCCTCATTATTAAAGGGGCATTGCATTTTGGCCTGGTGCACCCAGATCCATTGtatatgttttttcttcttcttcactttgcAGTCCCGCCAGCATTGAACATAG GAACGATTACTCAATTCTTTGGTGCTGGTGAGAAAGAATGTTCTGTTATTATGCTATGGGCCTATGGATTAGCTTCGATTTCACTTACGCTTTGGTCAACCTTCTTCATGTGGCTTGTGGCTTGA